A single window of Rickettsiella endosymbiont of Dermanyssus gallinae DNA harbors:
- the tig gene encoding trigger factor, with amino-acid sequence MNDMQVSVENVGRLNRRLSVIVPSNQLEQHKKNRLAELAKKTRLDGFRPGKVPTHVVEKLYGDSVWGDVIQESLQTSLSAALQKNALNPAGQPHIDSIKAEPGNDLEYTASFEVYPQVSAPELKSVSLEKLKVDITDADIVEVLEKMRHQHADWIETQRKAQQGDKVTFDLTLSDGTEPRKDLEWVLEEGKMPEGFAGLFGSTAGETLNVSLAGGNKEQQAEKTNSATVQVQKVSEPKLAELDDAFAQRLGIHEGGMETLRTQIRQHMQNELDRVLREKLKTQVIDKLIELYAIEELPQVLLDQEFQRLEAELKGQQKQQGKSSDEPLSEEAKNDLQLAANRRVTLGLLFSAVIETHQLQADEARVLQEVERLASAFQFAQSIRERLYKDKNMMLNIRSSVLEEQVIDKLLEEAEYTEKTVQYNEMMNLSAKTQEEGAEK; translated from the coding sequence ATGAATGATATGCAAGTTTCTGTGGAAAATGTAGGGCGTTTAAACCGACGTTTAAGCGTTATTGTGCCGAGCAATCAACTTGAGCAACATAAAAAAAATCGTCTTGCCGAATTAGCGAAAAAAACACGTTTAGACGGTTTCCGGCCTGGAAAAGTGCCTACGCATGTTGTAGAAAAACTTTATGGCGACAGCGTGTGGGGCGATGTTATTCAGGAATCTTTGCAAACAAGTTTATCGGCAGCATTGCAGAAGAATGCTTTAAATCCTGCTGGGCAACCCCATATTGATTCGATAAAGGCAGAGCCTGGAAATGACCTTGAATATACAGCAAGCTTTGAGGTTTACCCTCAGGTTTCAGCACCTGAATTAAAAAGCGTAAGCTTAGAAAAGCTAAAAGTAGATATTACTGATGCGGATATTGTAGAAGTTTTAGAAAAAATGCGCCATCAACATGCGGATTGGATTGAAACACAACGCAAGGCACAACAGGGCGATAAAGTTACCTTTGATCTTACTCTTTCAGATGGCACTGAGCCGCGCAAAGATTTAGAGTGGGTGCTTGAAGAAGGCAAAATGCCCGAGGGGTTTGCCGGTCTTTTTGGTAGTACGGCAGGCGAAACATTAAATGTTTCATTAGCTGGTGGCAATAAAGAACAACAAGCAGAAAAAACAAATTCAGCAACAGTACAGGTTCAAAAAGTTTCTGAACCTAAATTAGCGGAATTAGATGATGCTTTTGCACAGCGTTTAGGCATTCACGAAGGCGGCATGGAAACTTTGCGTACTCAAATACGCCAACATATGCAGAATGAACTTGATCGGGTTTTGCGTGAAAAATTAAAGACCCAAGTCATTGATAAATTAATTGAACTTTATGCGATTGAAGAATTACCGCAAGTATTGTTGGATCAAGAATTCCAACGCTTAGAAGCGGAATTAAAAGGACAGCAAAAACAGCAAGGAAAGAGCTCAGATGAGCCTTTATCAGAAGAAGCTAAGAATGATTTACAGCTTGCGGCTAATCGGCGTGTTACCTTGGGCTTGCTATTTAGTGCAGTGATTGAAACACACCAGTTGCAAGCGGATGAAGCACGCGTTTTACAAGAGGTTGAACGTTTAGCCAGTGCTTTTCAATTTGCACAGTCGATACGGGAACGCTTGTATAAAGATAAAAATATGATGCTGAATATTCGTTC